The following proteins come from a genomic window of Solwaraspora sp. WMMA2065:
- the def gene encoding peptide deformylase — protein sequence MTVQPIRLFGDPVLRTAAEPVVDFDAELRGLVADLTDSMTDQNGAGLAAPQLGVGLRVFTFHVDDLLGHLVNPVLDFPDEEEQDGPEGCLSIPGLYFDTKRRQNVVAKGFNEYGDPMQIVGSGLLARCVQHETDHLDGVLFLDRLDAATRKEAMKAIREADWYDAAAPPTVKVSPHRSPGGLFRPGAATSPFGLGG from the coding sequence GTGACCGTCCAGCCCATCCGACTCTTCGGCGATCCGGTGCTGCGCACTGCGGCCGAGCCCGTGGTCGACTTCGACGCCGAGCTGCGCGGGCTCGTCGCCGATCTGACCGACAGCATGACCGATCAGAACGGCGCCGGCCTCGCCGCGCCGCAGCTCGGTGTCGGGCTGCGGGTATTCACGTTCCACGTCGACGACCTGCTGGGCCACCTGGTCAACCCGGTGCTGGACTTCCCCGACGAGGAGGAACAGGACGGCCCCGAAGGCTGCCTGTCCATCCCGGGGCTCTACTTCGACACCAAACGTCGACAGAACGTCGTCGCGAAGGGCTTCAACGAGTACGGAGATCCGATGCAGATCGTCGGCAGCGGTCTGCTGGCCCGCTGCGTCCAGCACGAGACGGACCACCTCGACGGGGTGCTGTTCCTGGACCGGCTCGACGCCGCCACCCGCAAGGAGGCGATGAAGGCCATCCGCGAAGCCGACTGGTACGACGCCGCCGCACCGCCGACGGTGAAGGTCAGTCCGCACCGCTCACCCGGTGGCCTGTTCCGGCCCGGTGCGGCGACCAGCCCGTTCGGTCTGGGCGGGTGA
- the fmt gene encoding methionyl-tRNA formyltransferase yields MRLVFAGTPAVAIPALDAIAASGHELVAVVTRPDAPAGRGRRLVRSAAGAWADERGIEVLTPQRPREPEFLSRLTELAPDCVPVVAYGALVPPTALAIPTHGWINLHFSLLPAWRGAAPVQHAVLHGDEVTGASVFQLEEGLDTGPVFGTVTDQVGQTDTAGDLLQRLASSGAQLLVAVLDGIAAGTARAVPQPGDGVSLAPKLTVDDVRVRWTDPAFAVDRRVRAGTPAPGAWTTFRDERVKLGPVRPVPDGPELKPGEALAERNRLLVGTATVPVALGEVRAAGKKAMSAADWARGARITTGEFFG; encoded by the coding sequence ATGCGACTCGTCTTCGCCGGTACCCCGGCGGTCGCCATTCCCGCGCTGGACGCGATCGCCGCCAGCGGCCACGAACTCGTCGCGGTGGTCACCCGGCCGGACGCCCCCGCCGGGCGGGGGCGCCGGCTGGTCCGCTCCGCAGCCGGTGCCTGGGCTGACGAGCGGGGGATCGAGGTGCTGACCCCACAGCGCCCGCGGGAGCCGGAGTTCCTCAGCCGGCTGACCGAGCTGGCCCCGGACTGCGTACCGGTCGTCGCCTACGGTGCCCTGGTCCCGCCGACCGCGCTGGCCATCCCCACCCACGGCTGGATCAACCTGCACTTCTCCCTGCTGCCGGCCTGGCGCGGGGCGGCTCCGGTGCAGCACGCGGTGCTGCACGGCGACGAGGTGACCGGCGCGAGCGTGTTCCAGCTGGAGGAAGGGCTGGACACCGGCCCGGTGTTCGGCACGGTGACCGATCAGGTCGGCCAGACGGACACCGCCGGTGACCTGCTGCAGCGGCTGGCGTCCAGCGGCGCGCAGCTGCTGGTCGCGGTGCTCGACGGGATCGCCGCCGGCACCGCCCGTGCGGTGCCGCAGCCCGGTGACGGGGTGTCCCTGGCCCCGAAGCTGACCGTAGACGACGTCCGGGTGCGGTGGACCGATCCGGCGTTCGCGGTGGACCGGCGGGTGCGGGCCGGCACTCCGGCGCCGGGCGCTTGGACCACGTTCCGCGACGAACGGGTCAAACTCGGGCCGGTCCGGCCGGTGCCGGACGGCCCGGAGCTGAAGCCTGGGGAAGCGCTGGCCGAACGTAACCGCCTGCTGGTCGGTACGGCCACCGTGCCGGTCGCGCTCGGCGAGGTCCGGGCCGCCGGTAAGAAGGCCATGTCGGCGGCGGACTGGGCGCGCGGCGCCCGCATCACCACCGGCGAGTTCTTCGGGTGA
- a CDS encoding transcription antitermination factor NusB → MSPAVANGRGDRDQRGRRRRADPARDAAYEAVAAVYRDDAYANLVLPTILRDRELRGRDAAFATELTYGTLRMVGTLDLIIARAAGREVDRIDPPARDALRLGSYQLLRTRVPAHAAVSATVDLVHDVAPGAVGFANAVLREIATRDLDDWLAELAPDEQADPVGHLAVTYHHPPWIVRAFAEALGEEPGDGLAETTRLLIEDNEPPPVHLCARPGRVDAVELADATGGAPGAFSPYTVYLPGGAPGEVSAVRQGRAHVQDEGSQLVAAALAAAEVSGSDRRWLDLCAGPGGKAALLGALAAGRGAEVTAVEVAEHRARLVEQAVRGLPVTVHVADGRQVGAGTELPEAAFDRVLVDAPCTGLGSLRRRPESRWRRQPSDLPPLTRLQRELLAAGLRAVRPGGVVAYVTCSPHRVETHVSVTEAARRSGVPVDFVDARPLLPAGMPGLGAGPSVQLWPHRHGTDAMFVALLRRVGQP, encoded by the coding sequence GTGAGCCCCGCAGTCGCGAACGGCAGGGGCGACCGCGACCAGCGTGGCCGTCGGCGGCGGGCGGATCCGGCGCGGGACGCGGCGTACGAGGCGGTCGCGGCGGTGTACCGCGACGACGCCTACGCCAATCTGGTGTTGCCGACGATCCTGCGGGACCGGGAGTTGCGGGGCCGCGACGCCGCCTTCGCTACCGAGTTGACCTACGGCACGCTGCGGATGGTCGGCACCCTCGATCTGATCATTGCCCGGGCGGCCGGCCGGGAGGTGGACCGGATCGATCCACCGGCCCGTGACGCGCTGCGGCTGGGCTCGTATCAGCTGCTGCGTACCCGGGTTCCGGCGCACGCCGCAGTGTCGGCCACGGTGGATCTGGTGCATGACGTGGCGCCGGGGGCGGTCGGGTTCGCCAACGCCGTACTCCGGGAGATCGCCACCCGGGACCTGGACGACTGGCTCGCGGAGCTGGCACCGGACGAGCAGGCCGACCCGGTAGGTCACCTGGCGGTGACCTACCACCATCCGCCGTGGATCGTCCGGGCGTTCGCGGAGGCGCTCGGTGAGGAGCCAGGCGACGGCCTGGCGGAGACGACCCGGCTGCTGATCGAGGACAACGAGCCGCCACCGGTGCACCTGTGCGCCCGACCGGGCCGGGTCGACGCGGTCGAGCTGGCGGACGCCACCGGCGGGGCACCGGGCGCGTTCTCGCCGTACACCGTCTATCTGCCGGGCGGCGCGCCGGGCGAGGTGTCGGCGGTCCGCCAGGGCCGGGCGCACGTGCAGGACGAAGGCTCGCAGCTGGTGGCGGCGGCGTTGGCCGCAGCCGAGGTGTCCGGTTCGGACCGGCGGTGGCTGGACCTGTGCGCCGGTCCGGGTGGCAAGGCGGCGCTGCTCGGCGCGTTGGCGGCCGGTCGCGGCGCCGAGGTGACCGCGGTGGAGGTCGCCGAGCACCGGGCCCGGCTGGTGGAGCAGGCGGTACGCGGGCTGCCGGTCACGGTGCACGTCGCCGACGGTCGTCAGGTGGGTGCCGGGACGGAGCTGCCCGAGGCGGCGTTCGACCGGGTGCTGGTGGACGCGCCGTGCACCGGGCTCGGCTCGCTGCGCCGCCGTCCCGAGTCGCGCTGGCGGCGCCAGCCGTCGGACCTGCCACCGTTGACCCGGTTGCAGCGGGAGTTGCTCGCCGCCGGGCTGCGGGCGGTCCGGCCGGGCGGCGTGGTGGCCTACGTGACGTGCTCGCCACACCGGGTGGAGACGCATGTGTCGGTGACCGAGGCGGCCCGTAGGTCCGGCGTACCGGTGGATTTCGTTGACGCCCGGCCGTTGCTGCCGGCGGGTATGCCGGGGCTCGGCGCCGGGCCGTCGGTGCAGCTGTGGCCGCACCGACACGGCACCGACGCGATGTTCGTGGCGTTGCTGCGCCGGGTCGGTCAGCCCTGA
- a CDS encoding septum formation family protein, which yields MGIGTPKVFVPRAGECHPVAAGTVGQGAEYRPVDCGQSHEVETVFVGIFTGVYGVPDHSPAPGSSSRRAARADCDQRVRKFLGDDWQAGRLRLEVVVPSTTAWDGGARWYRCDVGEVVSMQDRTFVPRTGSLTGALDQPSPLRWGCFNPSANAAGDVGVLAPVACTEPHQSEFAGLYLEADLPYDDFAANADQVHERCRRVVADYVGLPVDDDLRHRFGTIYDYPFKDEWDDGNLAVRCLLWRDQPPLTRSVRDGGTAALPVRQG from the coding sequence GTGGGGATCGGCACACCGAAAGTGTTCGTCCCACGGGCCGGCGAGTGCCATCCGGTCGCCGCCGGTACCGTCGGCCAGGGCGCCGAGTACCGACCCGTCGACTGCGGACAGTCCCACGAGGTAGAGACGGTCTTCGTCGGGATCTTCACCGGGGTGTACGGCGTACCGGACCACTCCCCCGCCCCCGGCTCGTCCAGCCGGCGGGCCGCCCGCGCCGACTGCGACCAGCGGGTCCGCAAGTTCCTCGGCGACGACTGGCAGGCCGGCCGGCTCCGGCTCGAAGTCGTCGTCCCGTCCACGACGGCCTGGGACGGCGGCGCCCGCTGGTACCGGTGCGACGTCGGCGAGGTGGTCAGCATGCAGGACCGCACCTTTGTCCCCCGCACCGGCAGCCTCACCGGCGCCCTCGACCAGCCGAGCCCGCTGCGCTGGGGCTGCTTCAACCCGAGCGCCAACGCCGCCGGCGACGTCGGAGTTCTCGCACCGGTGGCCTGCACCGAACCACACCAGAGCGAATTCGCCGGGCTGTACCTGGAAGCCGACCTGCCCTACGACGACTTCGCCGCGAACGCCGACCAGGTACACGAACGGTGCCGCCGGGTCGTCGCCGACTACGTCGGCCTACCCGTCGACGACGACCTGCGACACCGCTTCGGCACCATCTACGACTACCCGTTCAAGGACGAGTGGGACGACGGCAACCTCGCCGTACGCTGCCTGCTCTGGCGCGACCAACCACCGCTGACCCGCTCGGTACGCGACGGCGGCACCGCCGCCCTGCCGGTCCGTCAGGGCTGA